The Arachidicoccus terrestris genome includes the window CCGGGAAGTGAACGCTTTACACATTACCGCTGTTATAACGCATACAGGAATGCCTATGCAAAGAATTTCTGGAAATTGTTTGAAGACAGCCATCACAGAATCTGGCTTGGATCAACATTGGGTGACGTACTGTTTCAGTATGACCGGAAAAATGACCAGTTTGTCGTATATGATACCACGCTGATCAATATACATACAATATATGAAGACCGGCAGGGTAATATCTGGCTGGGAAATTATGATCAGTTGATTAAACTCGATACGCTTCATAAGCATCATGCGTATATTCATGTTGGCTATCCGGTAAGAACAATCCTGGAAGATAAAAAAGATCGATTATGGATCGGTACAGAAGGGGGAGGCTTAATGTTATATGATGCAAGATCAGAAAAGTTTAAACCCTTCCGAATGGAAGACGGGTTTTCCAGCAATTCCATTTTAAACTTGTTGCTGGATGATAAGGGACGGATTTGGTGCAGCACTTATAACGGACTAAGTGTATTTGACCCGGATACTAAAATGGTATATAATTATCATGCCCATGACGGATTGCAGAGTAATCAGTTTAGCTATAACGCAGCCCTCGCACTTAGCAATGGTAAATTCCTTTTTGGGGGTATTGCAGGTTTCAATGAATTTTCACCGGCCCGCGTTACTAAGAAGGTAAAGTCGGTAAAGGTACTCGTGACAAGCTTTAAGGTGAACAATATTGCTGTTGAAAAGACAGGGCTACTTCCGAAGGGAGCTTCTCCTGTGGATTTTGAAACCATAACGACGCCATTTAAACAGGCGAATTTTGCTATTCGTTTTGCGGGTCTTGATTATGATGCACCGGGGAGCGTACAATACGGATATTTTCTGGAAGGCTGGGATAAGAGTTGGACAAGTATCGGCAATACCCATAATGTGACGTATTCCCGGCTGAATGAAGGGGACTATATATTACACCTGGCAGTATTGCAACCCGACGGGAGGCCCCTGCTTTCAACTGAGAGGACGATTACCATTCATGTCTTACCACCCTGGTACCGGTCCTGGTGGGCATATTTAATTTATTTGACAGCTATCGGAGGCCTTATTTACGCCTATCAAAAATACAGGCAACGCAGGACGCGCCTTTTATATGAAATGAAACTGACCCGTATGAATGCGAATGCAGAACGGGAACTCAACGAAAGAAAAATCACTTTTTTTACGAATATTTCACATGAGTTCCGAACGATGCTGACCCTGATCATTAATCCTATTAAAGAATTAATGGACCATGCCGATGAGACCAGCCAGCCTGACACCATAAGAATGGCATATAAAAATTCAAGGCGAATGTTGGGGCTCATAGGACAGCTACTGCTTTTTAGAAAGGCTGATAGAGCTGAAAGCCAGTTACACATCAGTAAACTGAATTTGGGAACATTATGCAGGGAAGTATTTGATAGTTTTGCTTATCAGGCAAAATCGCAAAACATAGATTACCGGTTCGAAATGGCCCCACCGCCGGTTCCGGCATTGGAGGATGATCACACGAAAGTCGTGGATGCAACGGAGAATGGGGATAACCATATATCAGGCCTATGGGTTTATGGAGACTTGGAAAAGATGGAGATCTTATTATTTAACTTGATCTCTAACGCCTTTAAATATACCGGTAATGATGGGCGGATTCTGCTCAGGCTGGAAGAAAAGGAAGCGCATGTTTTGATTCAATTGATCGATTCCGGTAAAGGTATTCCGGAGCAGGAGAAGGAAAAGGTTTTTCAGAAGTTCTATCAAAGACATGAAACCAGCGAGCGGGCGAAAGCAGGCTTTGGTATCGGGTTATTCCTGGTTAAGGAATTTGTGACGTTGCATCATGGTACGATTGAATTGGAAAGCGAGATCGGGAAGGGCACAGCTTTTACAATTAGGATCCCAAAGGGAAAGGAACATTTTGCGGGCGAAGAAATTTCCGAAATCAGTGATCCGGATGCCGGATTGGCAGAAGAAATAATAGACAGCGCGGGTGTAAGAGAAAACGAGCCTATAAGTACAGAACCGGGATCTAACCGGGCCAGGACTACCAAAGGCGGTCTTGCCGGGGCGGTGATGCAGATAAGCAATGGTGGTGAGGATGTTTCTGGAGGGCTGTTTACCGATAAAAGAACCGTTCTTATCGCAGATGATAATTACGAAATCAGAACTTTTGTCAAAAGGCTTCTTGCTGATTATCAGGTTATTGAAGCAGAAAACGGACGCCTTGCACTAGACTTGATCGAGGATATGCTGCCCGATCTGGTTATTCTGGACCTGGCTATGCCAGGCTACTCAGGTGATGAAATATGCAGCAAGATCAAAGCCGATGAAAAGCTTAGTCATATACCCGTTATTATCCTGACGGCCGAGGCTTCGGCAGAAATCAAGCTCCGCTGTGTGGAAGCCGGGGCGGATGATTATATCACCAAACCGTTTGAGAAGGAGCTGCTGTTAGCCAGGGTCAGCAATCTGTTAAAGGCAAAGAGCAGTCTGCAAAAGTTTTTTTATAATGAGATTACACTCCAGGACCATCAGCATAAACTCACTGAAGAAGACAAATCTTTCCTGAATGCCTGTATAAGTGTCATTGAAGAGCATCTGGATGATGATCAGTTTAAAGTACAGATTTTAGTGGACAAAATGTGTATGAGCCATTCGAGCCTATATAAGAAAATTAACGGAACAACCGGATATTCGGTAGCCGGGTTTGTCCGTTTTGTCCGACTGAGAAAGGCTGCAGAACTGTTCGTGAATACCCAGAACAATGTCAATGAGGTCGCTTTTATTGTCGGTTTTAATGATGTAAAATATTTCAGGGCGCAATTTCAGCGGTTGTTTAATATGACACCATCCGCCTATATTAAAAAGTTTAGAAAGTCTTTTGCCGGTACTTATAACAGGAGGCAGGGTAATGACATAAAATAAAAGCATATAACTATTTTGTGCGAAGGTCAATATTCTATCAAGACTGAGAATTGGTTGCTGAT containing:
- a CDS encoding hybrid sensor histidine kinase/response regulator transcription factor codes for the protein MFRRITYILSAFLLLTCLPHSGKAQGIDTLSLENIGVEDGLSNNAVTCLMQDHYGLIWMGTYDGLNRFDGADFDIFRNNLSDTFSIINNHVSVIKEGMPDNIWVGTQMGFVRFDYKDFRFHAAYYLPLGEQRPLKVRARIKDILADTLGNVLVATENYGLLFKSAAENVFRQILLKAKTGLNVTAICNFHDGAYLIYLKDQGLYSFEARNGGLHKIAGRIPAATRLLYEPGRRQLLIGTEEGLYSYDFGTGSVTPFSSELAHCNITNLLRDKQGTLWVSTDGNGVAFLKGTLGESTDIRFIKAGREKNQLKSAAVYSVYEDDNGRKWIATLRGGVSLLHAQNSSFRTVNKDDFNPNSLVSNFILSFCEDQYKNIWIGTDGGGISYWNPRTNRFKNYVHQQGDPGSISGNYIVSIIRDHLNNIWIASFNGGIDRLAPGSERFTHYRCYNAYRNAYAKNFWKLFEDSHHRIWLGSTLGDVLFQYDRKNDQFVVYDTTLINIHTIYEDRQGNIWLGNYDQLIKLDTLHKHHAYIHVGYPVRTILEDKKDRLWIGTEGGGLMLYDARSEKFKPFRMEDGFSSNSILNLLLDDKGRIWCSTYNGLSVFDPDTKMVYNYHAHDGLQSNQFSYNAALALSNGKFLFGGIAGFNEFSPARVTKKVKSVKVLVTSFKVNNIAVEKTGLLPKGASPVDFETITTPFKQANFAIRFAGLDYDAPGSVQYGYFLEGWDKSWTSIGNTHNVTYSRLNEGDYILHLAVLQPDGRPLLSTERTITIHVLPPWYRSWWAYLIYLTAIGGLIYAYQKYRQRRTRLLYEMKLTRMNANAERELNERKITFFTNISHEFRTMLTLIINPIKELMDHADETSQPDTIRMAYKNSRRMLGLIGQLLLFRKADRAESQLHISKLNLGTLCREVFDSFAYQAKSQNIDYRFEMAPPPVPALEDDHTKVVDATENGDNHISGLWVYGDLEKMEILLFNLISNAFKYTGNDGRILLRLEEKEAHVLIQLIDSGKGIPEQEKEKVFQKFYQRHETSERAKAGFGIGLFLVKEFVTLHHGTIELESEIGKGTAFTIRIPKGKEHFAGEEISEISDPDAGLAEEIIDSAGVRENEPISTEPGSNRARTTKGGLAGAVMQISNGGEDVSGGLFTDKRTVLIADDNYEIRTFVKRLLADYQVIEAENGRLALDLIEDMLPDLVILDLAMPGYSGDEICSKIKADEKLSHIPVIILTAEASAEIKLRCVEAGADDYITKPFEKELLLARVSNLLKAKSSLQKFFYNEITLQDHQHKLTEEDKSFLNACISVIEEHLDDDQFKVQILVDKMCMSHSSLYKKINGTTGYSVAGFVRFVRLRKAAELFVNTQNNVNEVAFIVGFNDVKYFRAQFQRLFNMTPSAYIKKFRKSFAGTYNRRQGNDIK